In a single window of the Limnochorda sp. L945t genome:
- a CDS encoding GGDEF domain-containing protein, giving the protein MNAEAAGGSSRCAGGRSSPPDGREHWRALAGEATAVLALFLVAAQGRPAPLVVAAGYALAGLLAWAGIRTRNAAWEWGAAAASLAGILGGARLVPASFAPEAAALGLMLWGVTWGLRLSPARPWGPVLGAWMLLGLEAWLGAGNGTAVAHYRGLHLGLWTGAAVLQAWLAGRLASRTEAQSRQRARHLATLHEITRAMARPMQLEPLFETIHREVSRVMSADAFIIALYEAEHQLLHAAFIYDKGMRYPAQRYPADEGPTAEVVRTGKPLFLNRGPEEMARPVPGKRIIGAPEEPLSVIIVPMTLEGKVLGTISAQSYRPRAYTTEDFELLATIAGQAAVYVQNARLYERTAELALTDPMTGLGNARMLQQTLEQELARCRRSGRPLSLIMFDSDDLKQVNDRYGHLVGDRFLNLLADIIRTRVRAGDVVTRYAGDEFVVILPEARMDEATRVAERIVSAVASTPLVTESGEKVYTTISAGVASYPECAETGTDLMWSVDRALYASKQAGKGRITCSKPRGAPPPVKTSDQPPPSA; this is encoded by the coding sequence ATGAACGCTGAAGCGGCCGGGGGATCAAGTCGTTGTGCTGGCGGGCGCTCGTCCCCACCGGACGGGCGTGAGCACTGGCGCGCCCTGGCCGGCGAGGCGACGGCGGTGCTGGCCCTCTTCTTGGTGGCCGCCCAGGGGCGACCTGCACCGCTGGTGGTAGCCGCCGGATACGCGCTGGCGGGTCTGCTGGCGTGGGCGGGCATTCGCACCAGGAACGCCGCGTGGGAATGGGGAGCCGCCGCCGCGAGCCTGGCTGGCATCCTCGGCGGCGCCCGCCTCGTGCCCGCCTCGTTTGCCCCGGAGGCTGCGGCCCTCGGGCTGATGCTGTGGGGCGTCACGTGGGGGCTGCGCTTGAGTCCCGCCCGCCCGTGGGGGCCCGTGCTCGGGGCATGGATGCTCCTGGGGCTGGAGGCGTGGTTGGGAGCCGGCAACGGGACGGCCGTGGCTCACTACCGAGGGCTCCATCTGGGGCTGTGGACGGGGGCCGCCGTCCTGCAGGCGTGGCTCGCCGGCCGTCTGGCGTCCAGGACCGAGGCGCAGAGCCGCCAGCGAGCCCGGCACCTGGCGACCCTCCATGAGATCACGCGGGCCATGGCGCGCCCGATGCAGCTGGAGCCGCTGTTCGAGACGATCCACCGGGAGGTCTCCCGGGTCATGTCCGCGGACGCGTTCATCATCGCGCTCTACGAGGCAGAGCACCAGCTGCTGCATGCGGCGTTCATCTACGACAAGGGGATGCGGTACCCGGCCCAGCGGTACCCGGCCGACGAGGGCCCCACCGCGGAGGTGGTGCGGACCGGTAAGCCCCTGTTCCTCAACCGTGGCCCGGAGGAGATGGCCCGCCCGGTGCCGGGCAAGCGGATCATCGGCGCGCCGGAGGAGCCACTGTCCGTCATCATCGTTCCCATGACGCTCGAGGGGAAGGTGCTGGGCACCATCTCCGCCCAGTCTTACCGGCCTCGGGCCTATACGACCGAAGATTTCGAGCTCCTGGCCACCATCGCCGGGCAGGCCGCGGTCTACGTCCAAAACGCTCGCCTGTACGAGCGTACCGCGGAGCTGGCCCTGACCGACCCGATGACCGGCCTGGGCAATGCCCGGATGCTGCAGCAGACCCTAGAGCAGGAGCTGGCCCGCTGCAGGCGCTCCGGGCGACCGTTGAGCCTGATCATGTTCGACTCGGACGACCTCAAACAGGTCAACGACCGCTACGGGCACCTGGTGGGCGATCGGTTCCTCAACCTGCTCGCCGACATCATTCGCACCCGCGTACGGGCAGGGGACGTGGTGACCCGTTACGCCGGCGACGAGTTCGTGGTCATCCTGCCGGAGGCCCGCATGGACGAAGCGACGCGCGTCGCCGAGCGCATCGTCTCGGCGGTCGCATCCACCCCCCTGGTGACGGAGTCGGGCGAGAAGGTGTACACGACCATCAGCGCCGGCGTGGCGAGCTATCCCGAGTGCGCCGAGACGGGCACCGATCTCATGTGGAGCGTGGACCGGGCCCTGTACGCCTCGAAGCAGGCCGGCAAGGGGCGCATCACCTGCTCCAAGCCGCGCGGCGCTCCGCCGCCCGTCAAAACTTCAGACCAGCCCCCGCCGTCAGCGTGA
- a CDS encoding NAD(P)H-dependent amine dehydrogenase family protein yields MQMTEGQPAGRPSPGPSIGVVQVGLGHIGRAIVRRLAVLDGVHVVAAVDPAPELQGRDAGEVAGTHPLGVKVVPELRQEDARGASVALHSTLSHLEQVLPQLVGLVESGLHVVSTCEELAWPWFHHPEAARALDRAARHAGVTVLGTGVNPGFVMDLLPLLLTGVCTRVDRVVARRVVDASRRREPLQRKIGSGTSPEEFRRLVREGRMGHVGLPESVALVAAGLGWRLDRIEQQVEPIVADEPIVTEHVHVQPGQVQGLFQTAAGYQDGRERVRLELWMALRPQHLAPSPVESASFDEVRVEGEPPVHVVIPEGISGDTATVAAVTNAIPAVMEAPPGLLSVRDLPPVRWWGGRLVVA; encoded by the coding sequence ATGCAGATGACGGAAGGGCAACCGGCCGGGCGGCCGTCCCCCGGGCCGTCAATCGGCGTAGTGCAGGTCGGGCTGGGCCACATCGGCAGAGCCATCGTGCGGCGCCTGGCCGTGCTGGACGGCGTGCACGTGGTGGCCGCGGTCGACCCGGCGCCGGAGTTGCAGGGGCGCGACGCGGGGGAGGTGGCGGGTACCCACCCCCTCGGCGTGAAGGTCGTGCCCGAGTTGCGCCAGGAGGACGCCCGAGGCGCCTCGGTAGCGCTCCATTCCACCCTCTCGCATCTCGAGCAGGTGCTGCCCCAGCTCGTCGGGTTGGTGGAGAGCGGACTGCACGTGGTCTCGACGTGCGAGGAGCTGGCCTGGCCGTGGTTTCACCATCCCGAGGCCGCCCGTGCGCTGGACCGGGCGGCGCGCCACGCCGGGGTCACCGTCCTCGGTACCGGCGTCAATCCGGGGTTCGTGATGGACCTGTTGCCCCTCTTGCTGACCGGGGTCTGCACCCGGGTCGACCGCGTCGTTGCCCGGCGGGTGGTGGACGCCTCCCGGCGGCGTGAGCCGTTGCAGCGGAAGATCGGATCCGGCACGAGCCCCGAGGAGTTCCGCCGGCTCGTGCGAGAAGGCCGGATGGGCCACGTCGGCCTGCCCGAGTCGGTGGCTCTCGTGGCGGCCGGGTTGGGATGGAGGCTCGACCGGATCGAGCAACAGGTCGAGCCGATCGTCGCCGACGAGCCCATCGTCACCGAGCACGTGCACGTGCAGCCTGGCCAGGTCCAGGGGCTTTTCCAGACCGCGGCAGGCTACCAGGACGGGCGCGAACGGGTGCGGCTGGAGCTGTGGATGGCGCTGCGGCCCCAACACCTGGCGCCCTCCCCGGTCGAGTCCGCCTCCTTCGACGAGGTGCGGGTCGAAGGGGAGCCTCCCGTGCACGTGGTCATCCCCGAGGGCATCTCCGGCGATACCGCCACCGTCGCCGCCGTGACCAACGCCATCCCTGCCGTGATGGAGGCCCCGCCCGGGCTGTTGTCGGTGAGGGACCTCCCCCCTGTACGCTGGTGGGGCGGCCGCCTGGTCGTCGCGTGA
- a CDS encoding HpcH/HpaI aldolase family protein — protein MPNPVKERLRQGLPAIGTWLSIPSPVVAEALAGLEPDWLLIDTEHGAIDEQTAEDMIRAIRAASSTVVPLVRVAANDPALIKKALDRGAMGVLVPLVNSAEEARRAVAACRYPPEGIRGVAGTRASRYGLEMDRYFASWNREVLVGVQVETPVALEAVEAIASTPGVDLLFIGPNDLSAGLGIFRQWEHPHYRAAVARILDAAKAARIAAGYMARGPEEAQRRVREGFALVSVATDLGLLLQAASGAFEQAREPAR, from the coding sequence TTGCCCAACCCTGTCAAGGAGCGTCTCCGGCAAGGTTTGCCCGCGATAGGGACGTGGCTCAGCATCCCGTCGCCCGTGGTGGCCGAAGCTCTGGCCGGCCTCGAGCCGGACTGGCTCCTGATCGACACCGAGCACGGGGCCATCGACGAGCAGACGGCGGAGGACATGATCCGGGCCATCCGCGCCGCCTCCTCGACGGTGGTGCCCCTGGTGCGGGTGGCCGCCAACGACCCGGCGTTGATCAAGAAAGCCCTCGACCGGGGAGCGATGGGGGTGCTCGTGCCCCTGGTCAACAGCGCCGAAGAGGCCCGCCGGGCGGTGGCGGCCTGCCGCTACCCTCCGGAGGGGATCCGGGGCGTGGCGGGCACCCGGGCGAGCCGGTACGGGCTCGAGATGGATCGGTACTTTGCCTCCTGGAACCGGGAGGTGCTCGTCGGGGTCCAGGTGGAGACGCCGGTAGCCCTCGAGGCCGTCGAGGCGATTGCCTCGACTCCTGGGGTCGACCTCCTCTTCATCGGGCCCAACGACCTCTCGGCCGGCCTGGGGATCTTCCGGCAGTGGGAACATCCTCACTACCGGGCAGCCGTGGCGCGCATCCTGGACGCGGCGAAGGCTGCGCGGATCGCGGCAGGCTACATGGCCAGGGGGCCGGAGGAGGCTCAACGGCGGGTGCGGGAAGGGTTCGCCTTGGTCTCGGTGGCGACCGACCTGGGGCTGCTCCTGCAGGCAGCTTCTGGAGCCTTCGAGCAGGCCCGGGAGCCAGCACGTTGA
- a CDS encoding 2-hydroxyacid dehydrogenase — translation MGEYDVYVTRRLPEPGMSIIQQHCRMEVNPHDRPLTREELLRAVRGRDGLVTLLTDRIDAEVMDAAGPQLRVVSNYAVGFNNVDVQEATRRRIVVTNTPGVLTETTADLAWALLMAVARRVVEADAFMRAGKYNGWSPTLFLGTDVYGKTLGIVGFGRIGQAVARRASGFGMRVLYHDVARRPGEEEARLGVAYRPLDELLSESDFVTLHVDLNPRTHHLIDARALSLMKPTAFLINTSRGPVVDEAALVRALEEGRLAGAGLDVFENEPAMAPGLARLPNVVVLPHIASASKETRSRMAEMAATNLVTALGGGRPAHVVNPEVLG, via the coding sequence ATGGGCGAGTACGACGTGTACGTGACGCGCCGGCTCCCGGAGCCGGGCATGTCGATCATCCAGCAGCATTGTCGCATGGAGGTCAACCCGCACGACCGCCCGCTCACCCGGGAGGAGCTGCTCCGGGCGGTCCGGGGACGGGATGGCCTGGTCACCTTGCTCACGGACCGCATCGACGCCGAGGTCATGGATGCGGCGGGGCCGCAGTTGCGGGTCGTCTCCAACTACGCCGTGGGCTTCAACAACGTCGACGTGCAGGAGGCGACCCGCCGGCGGATCGTGGTCACCAACACCCCGGGGGTGTTGACCGAGACGACGGCCGACCTGGCCTGGGCCTTGCTCATGGCGGTCGCCCGCCGCGTCGTGGAAGCGGACGCCTTCATGCGGGCGGGCAAGTACAACGGATGGTCCCCCACGCTGTTCCTCGGCACCGACGTCTACGGCAAGACGCTGGGCATCGTGGGCTTCGGCCGGATCGGCCAGGCGGTGGCGCGCCGCGCGTCGGGTTTCGGCATGCGGGTCTTGTACCACGACGTCGCGCGCAGGCCGGGCGAGGAGGAGGCCCGCCTCGGCGTCGCGTACCGCCCGCTCGACGAGCTCCTGTCCGAAAGCGACTTCGTCACCTTGCACGTGGACCTCAACCCCAGGACGCACCACCTCATCGATGCCCGGGCCCTCTCGCTCATGAAGCCCACCGCCTTCCTGATCAACACGTCGCGGGGGCCGGTGGTCGACGAGGCGGCCCTGGTGCGGGCCCTCGAGGAAGGGCGGCTGGCGGGCGCCGGTCTCGACGTCTTCGAAAACGAGCCGGCCATGGCGCCGGGGCTGGCCAGGCTTCCCAACGTGGTGGTGTTGCCCCATATCGCGAGCGCCAGTAAGGAGACCCGCTCCCGTATGGCCGAGATGGCGGCCACCAACCTCGTCACGGCCCTCGGCGGCGGCCGCCCCGCGCACGTCGTCAATCCCGAGGTGCTGGGCTGA
- a CDS encoding dipeptidase, translated as MERPARIPDGVRAHLERLGEQAVHELIDFLRIPSVSALSEHRDDVRRAAEWVARRMQRAGIEHVEVLPTPLHPVVVGDWLHAPAGRPTVLVYGHFDTQPADPVELWTRPPFEPWVEGDRIYARGASDDKGNMMVPILAAQAWLQGGQGLPVNVRFIFEGQEEVGSPHLAEFVAGRRDRLACDLVVSADGGQFSEERPSLTLGTRGLCAVQIDVKGPARDLHSGTYGGTVQNPIHALVELLASMRAPDGHVLVEGFYDRVEPLSAEQRRYMAMVPHDDGAYRQAIGVRELFGEPGYSTLERQGARPTLEINGIWGGFTGEGVKTVLPSEAHAKLTCRLVKDQDPVEIQRRIEAHVERHAPRGVEVRVRRMEGLARPYAMPVDHWGNRAASDVLQEVYGREPLLLWSGGTVPLYDIFLRELGTYTVTFAFGLPDEPVHAPDEFFRISSLRRGMVAWARLFERLAHAP; from the coding sequence ATGGAGAGACCCGCACGGATCCCGGACGGAGTGCGAGCGCACCTGGAGCGGCTCGGAGAGCAGGCCGTCCATGAGCTCATCGATTTCTTGCGCATACCGAGCGTGAGCGCGCTGAGCGAGCACCGCGACGACGTGCGCCGCGCGGCCGAGTGGGTGGCCCGGCGGATGCAACGAGCCGGCATCGAGCACGTGGAGGTGCTGCCGACCCCTCTCCACCCGGTGGTCGTCGGCGACTGGCTGCACGCGCCCGCCGGGCGACCGACGGTGCTCGTCTACGGGCACTTCGACACGCAGCCGGCCGACCCGGTGGAGCTGTGGACGCGGCCTCCTTTCGAACCGTGGGTGGAAGGGGACCGGATTTACGCCCGGGGCGCCTCCGACGACAAGGGCAACATGATGGTCCCGATCCTGGCCGCCCAGGCGTGGCTGCAGGGCGGGCAGGGGCTGCCGGTCAACGTGCGGTTCATCTTCGAGGGGCAGGAGGAGGTCGGCAGCCCCCACCTGGCCGAGTTCGTCGCCGGGAGGCGGGACCGTCTCGCCTGCGACCTGGTGGTGAGCGCGGACGGGGGCCAGTTCTCGGAGGAACGACCCTCGCTCACGCTGGGTACCCGAGGGCTTTGTGCCGTGCAAATCGATGTGAAAGGACCGGCCCGCGACCTGCATTCGGGGACGTACGGGGGCACGGTCCAAAACCCCATCCACGCTCTCGTCGAACTCCTGGCCTCGATGCGGGCTCCGGACGGGCACGTCCTGGTGGAAGGGTTCTACGACCGGGTGGAGCCCCTTTCCGCGGAGCAGCGGCGCTACATGGCCATGGTGCCGCACGACGACGGGGCGTATCGCCAGGCCATCGGCGTGCGGGAGCTTTTCGGCGAGCCCGGGTACTCTACGTTGGAGCGGCAAGGCGCCCGGCCGACGCTGGAGATCAACGGCATCTGGGGCGGGTTCACGGGCGAAGGGGTCAAGACGGTCCTCCCTTCGGAGGCGCACGCCAAGCTCACGTGCCGGCTCGTGAAGGACCAGGATCCGGTGGAGATCCAGCGGCGGATCGAGGCGCACGTGGAGCGCCACGCGCCTCGGGGAGTCGAGGTGCGGGTGCGCCGGATGGAGGGCCTGGCGCGCCCTTACGCCATGCCGGTCGACCACTGGGGCAATCGGGCCGCTTCGGACGTGCTCCAGGAGGTCTACGGGCGTGAGCCGCTCTTGCTGTGGTCGGGAGGGACCGTGCCGCTGTACGACATCTTCCTGCGGGAGCTGGGCACCTACACGGTGACCTTCGCCTTCGGGCTTCCCGATGAGCCGGTGCACGCACCCGACGAGTTCTTCCGCATCTCGAGCCTGCGTCGTGGGATGGTCGCCTGGGCCCGTCTTTTCGAGCGGCTCGCCCATGCTCCTTGA
- the metK gene encoding methionine adenosyltransferase yields the protein MQTQGGGAAQAPRRREFTSESVTEGHPDKVCDQIADAILDAIYEQDPDARVACEVATKTGMVLIMGEITTRARVDMPRIARKTILDIGYDDGRYGLDGATCSVLLAVEEQSPDIRQGVDRPWESREEGASRDGAGAAGADPYGALGAGDQGIMFGYATDETVPEFMPLPTVLAHRLARQLSRVRKEGVLPYLRPDGKTQVTVAYEDDRPVAVTAVVVSAQHEPDVALERLRSDIRRHVIDAVIPAGLLSPQARIFINPTGRFVVGGPQADTGMTGRKLIVDTYGGMSRHGGGAFSGKDATKVDRTASYAARYLAKNVVAAGLARRCEVQIAYVIGVARPISVGVDTFGTGRLPDALLEERLKQLVDLRPAALIERFDLRRPIYRPLAAYGHFGRVDLDLPWERIDLVDALRRAAAEYERQAAAPARAAAAAADERGAGR from the coding sequence ATGCAGACGCAGGGTGGCGGCGCCGCTCAGGCGCCCCGCCGCCGGGAGTTCACGTCGGAATCGGTGACGGAAGGACACCCCGACAAGGTCTGCGACCAGATCGCCGACGCGATCCTGGACGCCATCTACGAGCAGGATCCCGACGCCCGGGTCGCCTGCGAGGTGGCCACGAAGACCGGGATGGTTCTCATCATGGGAGAGATCACGACCCGAGCCCGGGTCGACATGCCCCGGATCGCCCGGAAGACCATCCTGGACATCGGTTACGACGATGGGCGCTACGGGCTCGATGGGGCGACCTGCAGCGTCTTGTTGGCCGTGGAGGAGCAGTCGCCGGACATTCGCCAGGGCGTCGACCGGCCCTGGGAGAGCCGAGAAGAAGGAGCCTCCCGAGACGGGGCCGGAGCGGCGGGCGCCGACCCGTACGGGGCGCTGGGGGCCGGCGACCAGGGCATCATGTTCGGCTATGCGACCGACGAGACGGTGCCGGAGTTCATGCCCCTTCCCACGGTGCTCGCCCACCGGCTGGCGAGGCAGTTGAGCCGGGTGCGCAAGGAAGGGGTGCTCCCGTACCTGCGTCCCGACGGCAAGACCCAGGTCACCGTCGCTTACGAGGACGACCGCCCGGTGGCTGTGACGGCAGTGGTGGTCTCGGCGCAGCACGAGCCCGACGTCGCTCTGGAGCGGCTCCGGTCGGACATCCGCCGGCACGTCATCGACGCGGTCATCCCGGCCGGGCTGCTGTCGCCGCAGGCCCGGATCTTCATCAACCCGACCGGCCGTTTCGTGGTGGGCGGCCCCCAGGCCGACACCGGGATGACGGGGCGCAAGCTGATCGTCGACACGTACGGCGGCATGAGCCGCCACGGGGGCGGCGCCTTTTCGGGCAAGGACGCCACCAAGGTCGACCGTACGGCGAGCTACGCGGCCCGCTACCTGGCCAAGAACGTCGTGGCCGCCGGGCTGGCACGGCGGTGCGAGGTGCAGATCGCGTACGTCATCGGCGTGGCCCGGCCCATCTCGGTGGGAGTGGATACGTTCGGGACCGGGCGGCTGCCCGACGCCCTGCTGGAAGAGCGGCTGAAGCAGCTCGTCGACCTGCGCCCGGCGGCGCTCATCGAGCGCTTCGACCTGAGGCGGCCGATCTACCGGCCACTGGCAGCGTACGGGCATTTCGGTCGCGTCGATCTCGACCTGCCGTGGGAACGCATCGACCTGGTGGATGCTCTGCGCCGGGCGGCGGCGGAGTACGAACGCCAGGCGGCGGCCCCGGCCCGGGCGGCCGCCGCCGCAGCAGACGAACGAGGTGCCGGGCGTTAG
- the ahcY gene encoding adenosylhomocysteinase: protein MPSFPAEQVELGRRRIEWADAFMPVLARIRAQWAERRPLAGVRISACLHVTTETANLVRTLAAGGAEVRLSASNPLSTQDDVVAALNEVYGIPTFARRGVGQDEYYAHIRQALEHGPNLTMDDGADLVTTLHTHQPSLLAGVRGGTEETTTGVIRLRAMAEEGKLRYPIVAVNDARTKHLFDNRYGTGQSAIDGVLRATNLLLAGSTVVVAGYGWCGRGIAMRARGMGARVIVTEVDPLRALEAVMDGYEVKPMLEAAAEGDLFITATGDTQVITEPHFLRMKDGAILANAGHFDVEVDVRTLRQMAKGPRAVRPSVDEWELPGGKRIRVIGEGRLVNLAAAEGHPAQVMDMSFANQALSVEWLARQAEMPRPGVYPVPEAIDREVARLKLESLHVRIDTLTEEQRRYLSGWEQGT, encoded by the coding sequence ATGCCATCGTTCCCTGCGGAGCAAGTCGAGCTCGGACGGCGTCGCATCGAGTGGGCAGACGCGTTCATGCCGGTGCTGGCGCGAATCCGGGCCCAATGGGCTGAGAGGCGGCCCCTGGCAGGGGTGCGCATCTCGGCCTGCCTGCACGTGACGACCGAGACGGCCAATCTGGTGAGAACCCTGGCGGCCGGGGGCGCCGAGGTGCGTCTCAGCGCCTCCAATCCGCTGTCGACCCAGGACGACGTGGTCGCGGCTCTCAACGAGGTGTACGGGATCCCCACGTTCGCCCGGCGCGGCGTGGGCCAGGACGAGTACTACGCGCACATCCGCCAGGCCCTGGAGCACGGGCCCAACCTGACCATGGACGACGGGGCCGACCTGGTGACGACCTTGCATACCCACCAGCCGTCGCTCCTGGCAGGGGTGCGGGGCGGCACGGAGGAGACCACGACCGGCGTCATCCGCCTGCGGGCGATGGCGGAGGAAGGGAAGCTCCGGTACCCCATCGTGGCGGTCAACGATGCCCGTACCAAGCACCTCTTCGACAACCGGTACGGCACGGGCCAGTCCGCCATCGACGGCGTCTTGAGGGCGACCAACCTGCTGCTGGCAGGCAGCACGGTGGTGGTGGCAGGGTACGGATGGTGCGGCCGGGGGATCGCCATGCGGGCCAGGGGCATGGGAGCGCGGGTCATCGTGACCGAAGTGGATCCGCTGCGGGCCCTCGAGGCCGTCATGGACGGTTACGAGGTCAAACCGATGCTGGAGGCGGCGGCAGAAGGCGACCTCTTCATCACCGCCACGGGCGATACTCAGGTCATCACGGAGCCGCATTTCCTGCGCATGAAAGACGGCGCCATCCTGGCCAACGCCGGCCACTTCGACGTGGAAGTGGACGTCCGGACCCTGCGCCAGATGGCAAAGGGGCCGAGGGCGGTCCGGCCGTCGGTAGACGAATGGGAGCTGCCGGGTGGCAAGCGCATCCGGGTGATCGGGGAAGGCAGGCTGGTCAACCTCGCCGCTGCCGAGGGGCACCCGGCGCAAGTCATGGACATGAGCTTCGCCAACCAGGCGCTGTCGGTCGAGTGGTTGGCCCGGCAGGCAGAGATGCCCCGCCCGGGTGTCTATCCGGTGCCGGAGGCGATCGACCGCGAGGTGGCACGGCTCAAACTGGAGAGCCTCCACGTGCGCATCGACACGCTCACCGAGGAGCAGCGGCGCTACCTCTCGGGGTGGGAGCAGGGTACCTGA